A genomic region of Phragmites australis chromosome 2, lpPhrAust1.1, whole genome shotgun sequence contains the following coding sequences:
- the LOC133899062 gene encoding RING-H2 finger protein ATL5-like — protein MEVGGAMASVLFAAFSLPCLLLLLVLGEAGLRVAALALRGGVGGHAWPTRSVFLGYRISRPGGGGSSSYSFHGDDEPPLPSECCDRLAVALYRREQAGPEAECVFCLSGIGDGEEVRELRCRHVFHRACLDAWLVRPRATCPLCRDRLLPSEPPRACSAESDVDIDGYFVDDDAQDLSSSSSSSPSSTLPADAVSAYAHGGALWHMT, from the coding sequence ATGGAGGTGGGCGGTGCGATGGCTTCCGTGCTCTTCGCGGCCTTCTCCCTGccgtgcctcctcctcctcctggtccTCGGCGAGGCCGGCCTCCGCGTCGCCGCGCTCGCGCTCCGCGGCGGCGTGGGCGGGCACGCCTGGCCCACGCGCTCCGTGTTCCTCGGCTACCGCATCTCGCGCCCCGGAGGCGGAGGCTCGTCCTCCTACTCCTTCCATGGTGACGAcgagccgccgctgccgtccgAGTGCTGCGACCGCCTCGCCGTCGCGCTGTACCGCCGCGAGCAGGCCGGGCCGGAGGCAGAGTGCGTGTTCTGCCTGTCCGGCATCGGGGACGGCGAGGAGGTGCGCGAGCTCCGGTGCCGCCACGTCTTCCACCGCGCCTGCCTCGACGCCTGGCTCGTCCGCCCGCGCGCCACCTGCCCGCTCTGCCGCGACCGGCTCCTCCCCTCCGAGCCGCCCCGCGCCTGCAGCGCCGAAAGCGACGTCGACATCGACGGCTACTTCGTAGACGACGATGCCCAGGAcctctcctcctcgtcctcgtcctcgcccTCCTCCACCTTGCCGGCCGACGCCGTATCCGCCTACGCCCACGGCGGCGCGCTCTGGCACATGACGTGA
- the LOC133899049 gene encoding uncharacterized protein LOC133899049: MVSSSSGGVFVARRALPMGIDSLPIKSGLKTIPKTKSTGQILRRKKSVKIQTARSTQRDDARFGVSGTIWTMLREHVPARNAWFAEVRIRGGIASSIRVTLWRQARRLGVSQYAS; this comes from the exons ATGGTCTCCAGCTCATCTGGAGGTGTTTTCGTCGCCAGACGTGCGCTCCCGATGGGGATCGACTCCCTTCCG ATCAAGAGTGGGTTGAAGACGATCCCGAAGACCAAGAGTACCGGCCAGAttttgaggaggaagaagagtgtCAAG ATCCAAACAGCAAGGTCGACACAAAGAGACGATGCAAGattcggtgtatcaggaacgaTATGGACGATGTTGAGGGAGCATGTGCCCGCAAGGAATGCATGGTTTGCGGAGGTCCGCATTCGAGGGGGCATTGCGAGCAGTATCCGGGTGACACTCTGGCGTCAGGCGAGAAGGTTAGGCGTGTCCCAGTACGccagctga